Proteins encoded in a region of the Phacochoerus africanus isolate WHEZ1 chromosome 8, ROS_Pafr_v1, whole genome shotgun sequence genome:
- the KCNC3 gene encoding LOW QUALITY PROTEIN: potassium voltage-gated channel subfamily C member 3 (The sequence of the model RefSeq protein was modified relative to this genomic sequence to represent the inferred CDS: deleted 1 base in 1 codon), which translates to MLSSVCVSSFRGRQGASKQQSALPLQPPESPPPLPPPAPLQQQQQQQQQQQQQQQQQQQPAQPGSAAFAAGPPAPRGPGGRRAEPCPGLPAAAMGRHGGGGGDSGKIVINVGGVRHETYRSTLRTLPGTRLAGLTEPEAAARFDYDPGADEFFFDRHPGVFAYVLNYYRTGKLHCPADVCGPLFEEELGFWGIDETDVEACCWMTYRQHRDAEEALDSFEAPDPAGAANAANAAGAHDAGLDDEAGAGGGGLDGAGGELKRLCFQDAGGGAGGPPGGAGGAGGTWWRRWQPRVWALFEDPYSSRAARYVAFASLFFILISITTFCLETHEGFIHISNKTVTQASPIPGAPPENITNVEVETEPFLTYVEGVCVVWFTFEFLMRITFCPDKVEFLKSSLNIIDCVAILPFYLEVGLSGLSSKAAKDVLGFLRVVRFVRILRIFKLTRHFVGLRVLGHTLRASTNEFLLLIIFLALGVLIFATMIYYAERIGADPDDILGSNHTYFKNIPIGFWWAVVTMTTLGYGDMYPKTWSGMLVGALCALAGVLTIAMPVPVIVNNFGMYYSLAMAKQKLPKKKNKHIPRPPQPGSPNYCKPDPPPPPPPHPHHSSGGISPPPPITPPSVGVTVAGAYPPGPHTHPGLLRGGAGGLGIMGLPPLPAPGEPCPLAQEEVIEINRADPRPNGDPAAAALAHEDCPAIDQPAMSPEDKSPITPGSRGRYSRDRACFLLTDYAPSPDGSIRKAIGAPPLPSQTGVSQAPQASCPTSTPTLRPGYPPSGRTPSPQALVTA; encoded by the exons ATGCTTAGCTCAGTCTGCGTCTCGTCCTTCCGCGGGCGCCAGGGGGCCAGCAAACAGCAGTCGGCGCTGCCGCTGCAGCCACCCGAGTCCCCGCCGCCGCTGCCCCCGCCGGCGccgctgcagcagcagcagcagcagcagcagcagcagcagcagcagcagcagcagcagcagcagcctgcgCAGCCCGGCTCCGCCGCGTTTGCGGCGGGCCCCCCGGCACCCCGCGGGCCCGGGGGCCGGCGCGCCGAGCCATGCCCCGGGCTGCCGGCGGCGGCCATGGGGCGGcacggcggcggcggtggcgacAGTGGCAAGATCGTGATCAACGTGGGCGGCGTGCGCCATGAGACGTACCGCTCGACGCTGCGCACCCTGCCGGGGACGCGGCTGGCCGGCCTGACGGAGCCCGAGGCGGCGGCGCGCTTCGACTACGACCCGGGCGCCGATGAGTTCTTCTTTGACCGGCATCCGGGTGTCTTCGCCTACGTGCTCAACTATTACCGCACCGGCAAGCTGCACTGCCCGGCCGACGTGTGCGGGCCGCTCTTCGAGGAGGAGCTCGGCTTCTGGGGCATCGACGAGACCGACGTGGAGGCCTGCTGCTGGATGACCTACCGGCAGCACCGGGACGCCGAGGAAGCACTCGACTCCTTCGAGGCACCCGACCCCGCAGGCGCAGCCAACGCCGCCAACGCCGCGGGCGCTCACGACGCGGGCCTGGACGACGAggcgggcgcgggcggcggcggcctgGACGGCGCTGGCGGCGAGCTCAAGCGCCTCTGCTTCCAGGACGCGGGCGGCGGCGCCGGGGGCCCGCCAGGGGGCGCGGGCGGCGCGGGCGGCACGTGGTGGCGCCGCTGGCAGCCCCGCGTGTGGGCGCTCTTCGAGGACCCCTACTCGTCGCGGGCCGCCAGG TATGTGGCCTTTGCCTCCCTCTTCTTCATCCTCATCTCCATCACCACCTTCTGCCTGGAGACCCACGAGGGCTTCATCCACATCAGCAACAAGACGGTGACGCAGGCCTCTCCCATCCCGGGGGCTCCGCCGGAGAACATCACCAACGTGGAGGTGGAGACGGAGCCCTTCCTGACCTACGTCGAGGGTGTGTGCGTCGTCTGGTTCACCTTCGAGTTTCTCATGCGCATCACCTTCTGCCCGGACAAGGTGGAGTTTCTCAAGAGCAGCCTCAACATCATCGACTGTGTGGCCATCCTGCCCTTCTACCTTGAGGTGGGGCTCTCGGGCCTCAGCTCCAAGGCCGCCAAGGACGTGCTGGGCTTCCTGCGGGTCGTCCGCTTCGTCCGAATCCTGCGCATCTTCAAGCTCACGCGCCACTTCGTGGGGCTGCGTGTGCTGGGCCACACGCTGCGTGCCAGCACCAACGAGTTCCTGCTGCTCATCATCTTCCTGGCGCTGGGCGTCCTCATCTTCGCCACCATGATCTACTATGCTGAGCGCATCGGCGCGGACCCCGATGACATCCTAGGCTCCAACCACACCTACTTCAAGAATATCCCCATCGGCTTCTGGTGGGCCGTGGTCACCATGACTACCCTGGGCTACGGAGACATGTACCCCAAGACGTGGTCGGGGATGCTGGTCGGGGCGCTGTGTGCCCTGGCCGGGGTGCTCACCATCGCCATGCCTGTGCCCGTCATTGTCAACAACTTTGGCATGTACTACTCGCTGGCCATGGCCAAGCAGAAGCTGCccaagaagaagaacaaacacaTCCCCCGGCCCCCGCAGCCCGGCTCGCCCAACTACTGCAAGCCCgacccgcccccgccgcccccgccccacccacaccacagcagtggcggCATCAGCCCCCCGCCGCCCATCACCCCGCCCTCCGTGGGGGTGACTGTGGCCGGCGCCTACCCGCCTGGGCCCCACACGCACCCGGGGCTGCTCAGGGGGGGAGCGGGTGGGCTCGGGATCATGGGGCTGCCCCCGCTGCCGGCCCCCGGGGAGCCTTGCCCGTTGGCTCAGGAGGAGGTGATTGAGATCAACCGGGCAG ATCCCCGCCCCAATGGGGACCCTGCAGCAGCTGCGCTTGCCCATGAGGACTGCCCGGCCATCGACCAGCCCGCCATGTCCCCAGAAGACAAGAGCCCCATCACCCCTGGGAGCCGTGGCCGCTACAGCCGGGACAGAGCCTGCTTCCTCCTCACCGACTACGCCCCTTCCCCTGATGGCTCCATCCGGAAAG ccatcggtgctcccccactg ccctcccagACTGGCGTAAGCCAGGCCCCCCAAGCTTCTTGCCCGACCTCAACGCCAACGCTGCGGCCTGGATATCCCCCTAGTGGAcgaaccccctccccccagg CTCTTGTCACCGCCTGA